From a single Pelodiscus sinensis isolate JC-2024 chromosome 4, ASM4963464v1, whole genome shotgun sequence genomic region:
- the LOC102463925 gene encoding proto-oncogene Mas-like, whose amino-acid sequence MMAELSTQTLPPTTSVWDYEYEHNDTGCPEFDSLPVTLYSFFLTLCLLGLVGNGIILWFLGFCMKRNPFTVYILNLAVVYTVFLLCSVVFLVANMVGYLLCDNPTFIYTFPILCLWTYSTSLYLLTAISTERCVSVLYPIWHRSRRPRHLSAIVSALLLALSCLLCCSMVIFCQDLTNESCFASLLNVFVVNVLIFSPIMVLSSLTLFIKVQRSSQQRPPGKLYAVILLTVLFFLFITIPQCFVFFLSYLDIDMFCALACASSSISPLIYFVVGSYGKRRFCGSLKLALQRVFEEQKDSGEDRDPPIRDPIETAV is encoded by the coding sequence ATGATGGCCGAGCTGAGCACACAGACCCTGCCACCAACAACCTCTGTCTGGGATTACGAATATGAACATAACGACACTGGATGCCCAGAGTTTGATTCCCTTCCCGTGACCTTATACAGCTTCTTTCTGACCCTCTGCCTGTTAGGGCTGGTGGGGAACGGGATCATCCTCTGGTTCCTGGGCTTCTGCATGAAGAGGAACCCCTTCACCGTCTACATCCTCAACCTGGCCGTTGTCTACACTGTCTTCCTCCTCTGCTCGGTTGTCTTTCTTGTAGCTAACATGGTGGGATATCTGCTTTGTGACAATCCCACGTTTATTTACACGTTTCCAATACTGTGTTTGTGGACATACAGCACCAGCCTGTACCTCCTGACGGCCATCAGCACGGAGAGGTGCGTGTCCGTCCTCTACCCCATCTGGCACCGAAGTCGCCGGCCAAGGCACTTGTCTGCCATCGTGTCTGCCCTGCTCTTGGCTCTCTCCTGCCTGCTCTGTTGTTCCATGGTCATTTTTTGTCAAGATCTCACCAATGAAAGCTGTTTTGCTTCCCTCCTAAATGTTTTTGTTGTGAATGTCCTGATATTCTCCCCCATCATGGTTCTGTCCAGTCTGACCCTGTTCATCAAGGTGCAACGGAGCTCCCAGCAGCGCCCGCCTGGCAAGCTCTATGCCGTCATCCTGCTCAccgtcctcttcttcctcttcatcACTATCCCGCAGTGTTTTGTGTTTTTCCTCTCCTACCTGGACATTGATATGTTTTGCGCGCTGGCCTGTGCAAGCAGCAGCATCAGCCCATTAATTTACTTTGTAGTCGGGAGCTACGGGAAGCGGCGATTCTGTGGCTCTCTCAAACTCGCACTCCAGAGGGTTTTTGAAGAGCAGAAAGATTCCGGGGAAGACAGAGACCCTCCCATCAGAGACCCAATAGAGACGGCTGTTTAA
- the LOC102448750 gene encoding proto-oncogene Mas-like produces MMAELSTESLPPTASGRDYGYIYNDTKVNAFHVNYAPPVIISYITLIICLLGLVGNGIVLWFLGFRMKRNAFTIYVLNLAITATVFLLFSVAHLTVYLLEYIVCECTPIFEMLLLFTSHLTYSTSLYLLMAMSTKRCVSVLYPIWHRSRRPRHLSAIVSALLWALSCLLCCPVAVLCLDPFQKSCITSLLPISVLNVLIFTPVMVLSSLTLFIKVRQSSQRRPPGKLYAVILLTVLFFLLFTLLQSLHFFICYCNVFEHRAIFHVLACASSSINPFIYFLVGSYGKRRFCGSLKVAL; encoded by the coding sequence ATGATGGCTGAGCTGAGCACAGAGTCCCTGCCACCAACAGCCTCTGGCCGGGATTACGGATATATATATAATGACACAAAAGTCAATGCATTCCACGTGAATTATGCCCCTCCAGTGATCATCAGCTACATCACTCTGATTATCTGTCTGTTGGGGCTGGTGGGGAACGGGATCGTCCTCTGGTTCCTGGGCTTCCGCATGAAGAGAAACGCCTTCACCATCTACGTCCTCAATCTGGCCATCACCGCCactgtcttcctcctcttctcgGTTGCCCATCTTACAGTTTATTTGCTAGAATATATAGTTTGCGAGTGTACTCCAATATTtgaaatgttattactgtttacAAGTCATTTGACGTACAGCACCAGCCTGTACCTCCTGATGGCTATGAGCACGAAGAGGTGTGTGTCTGTGCTCTACCCCATCTGGCACCGAAGTCGCCGGCCAAGGCACTTGTCTGCCATTgtgtctgccctgctctgggctctctcctgcctgctctgctgtcCTGTGGCTGTTTTATGTCTAGATCCCTTTCAGAAAAGCTgcatcacctccctcctccccatcagtgTTCTGAATGTCCTGATATTCACCCCCGTCATGGTTCTGTCCAGTCTGACCCTGTTCATCAAGGTGCGACAGAGCTCCCAGCGGCGCCCGCCCGGCAAGCTCTATGCCGTCATCCTGCTCAccgtcctcttcttcctcctcttcactcTCCTTCAGAGCCTCCACTTCTTCATCTGCTACTGTAACGTATTTGAGCACAGAGCGATATTTCACGTGCTGGCCTGTGCAAGCAGCAGCATCAACCCATTTATCTACTTTCTAGTCGGGAGCTATGGGAAGCGGCGATTCTGTGGCTCTCTCAAGGTCGCGCTCTAG